The proteins below are encoded in one region of Acidobacteriota bacterium:
- a CDS encoding YdhR family protein encodes MGNPAVTLLVRFKSKLPFDEIMKIVEERAPEFEALSGLQQKYYLQNTITGEIAGLYLWDSPEAFTAYRDSELRATIAEAYQAEGEPHIEVYKVVKTLRDEVDSPRGHPETGI; translated from the coding sequence ATGGGCAATCCAGCGGTAACGCTCCTTGTTCGCTTCAAATCAAAGCTGCCGTTTGATGAGATCATGAAGATCGTCGAAGAACGGGCACCGGAATTCGAAGCGCTGTCCGGGCTGCAGCAGAAATACTATCTCCAAAACACGATAACCGGAGAGATCGCCGGCCTGTATCTCTGGGATTCTCCGGAGGCGTTCACCGCATACCGCGATTCCGAGCTTCGAGCGACCATCGCAGAGGCCTACCAGGCGGAAGGCGAACCTCACATCGAGGTCTACAAGGTGGTCAAGACGTTGCGGGACGAGGTCGACTCACCACGCGGACACCCCGAAACAGGGATCTGA
- a CDS encoding serine/threonine-protein kinase, whose translation MIGSSLSHYRVTSKLGEGGMGEVWRAEDTKLGRDVALKMLPEVFAQDPERLARFEREARVLASLSHPNVAGIHGLEEVDGKRFLVMELVEGETLAERIQQGAMPVEEVVRIASKIAEAVESAHEKGVIHRDLKPANVNLTPDGNVKVLDFGLAKALAPDPISGDGFDQDLSLSPTMTKAMTGMGVLLGTAGYMSPEQARGKPVDRRADIWAFGCILYEMLAGQRLFTGETATDVIGAVVHKEPDLDELSSDVPLRIRRLLERCLQKDVNRRLQSIGEARIALQEWLENPEEEPVKTEGGRPGWLPWAAAVAAGVIGLAVGGIFLGSSDPEPPAVQRFVVELGDEPPFTGRGAAVVPSPDGRFLAYATAVSGGGSLYLRPLERMESLQVATGQSREWPHNAFFSPDSDWLGFFTVAELKKVPVTGGSPITLAEVDMPRGGSWSADGRIVFAPESTGGLSIVPAAGGDVTPLTTAEDDSSYESHRYPQWLPGDTAVLFTNVTAGGTRIEMVDVKNGERSVIHEGGFYGRYVPTGHVLFVDGDAVFAMPFDADRLERTGSPMPVLEGVASFPAGGQAQYHVSDNGFLVYRPGSDELDPFPIAWADHSGRLETLWDEEGIYGSPRLSPDGRRLAVSVQRGDDWDVWVYDIERDVGTRLTFANGYDADPVWSPDGRYVAFASDREDGQVAMYRTRSDGTGEAERLIEPGKLEFPAPLSWSPDGSVILLTSPGANGTDDLYFLALDGDGEPEPYLASPFDEGDSHYSPDGRWIVYRSNESGTPEIYVRSTEGPGKWQISDGGGWQPMWSGDGATLFYRSREGLNAVEVSADGEEFLAGRPEFLFGDIFGGPSGVRLPGYLFFDYDVSADGEHFVVFPRRTEQEAGSATVHVVNGWFEELRRLTSVGAK comes from the coding sequence ATGATCGGCAGCAGTCTTTCGCATTACCGGGTGACCTCCAAATTGGGTGAAGGTGGCATGGGCGAGGTGTGGCGCGCAGAAGACACCAAGCTCGGCCGCGACGTGGCGCTCAAGATGTTGCCGGAGGTGTTTGCTCAAGATCCGGAGCGGCTGGCTCGCTTCGAGCGTGAGGCACGGGTCCTGGCATCGCTTTCTCACCCGAACGTTGCCGGAATTCACGGTCTCGAAGAGGTCGACGGCAAACGCTTCCTGGTGATGGAGCTGGTGGAAGGGGAGACGCTAGCGGAACGCATCCAGCAGGGTGCGATGCCGGTCGAAGAGGTGGTGCGCATCGCCTCGAAGATCGCCGAGGCGGTGGAGTCGGCGCACGAAAAGGGCGTCATCCACCGGGATCTCAAACCGGCGAACGTGAACCTCACACCGGATGGCAACGTCAAGGTGTTGGACTTCGGTCTGGCGAAGGCGTTGGCTCCGGATCCGATCTCGGGCGATGGGTTTGATCAGGACCTGTCGCTGTCGCCGACGATGACCAAGGCGATGACGGGGATGGGTGTCCTGCTGGGCACGGCGGGGTATATGAGCCCCGAGCAGGCCCGTGGCAAGCCGGTGGACCGGCGGGCCGACATCTGGGCATTCGGCTGCATCCTGTACGAGATGCTGGCCGGCCAGCGCTTGTTCACCGGTGAAACGGCGACCGATGTGATCGGCGCAGTTGTGCACAAGGAGCCGGACCTCGACGAGCTGTCGTCCGATGTGCCGTTGCGAATCAGGCGCTTGCTCGAGCGTTGTCTTCAAAAGGACGTGAATCGTCGTCTGCAATCGATTGGCGAAGCGCGGATCGCGCTGCAGGAATGGCTGGAAAATCCTGAGGAAGAACCTGTCAAGACCGAGGGTGGACGCCCGGGATGGCTGCCGTGGGCGGCCGCCGTGGCTGCGGGTGTGATCGGGCTTGCGGTGGGAGGCATTTTCCTTGGCTCGAGTGATCCGGAACCCCCCGCTGTGCAACGTTTCGTCGTCGAACTCGGTGATGAGCCGCCATTTACTGGTCGTGGAGCCGCCGTGGTTCCCTCGCCTGACGGACGCTTTCTCGCGTACGCCACCGCGGTATCCGGAGGGGGCTCCCTCTACCTTCGCCCGCTCGAAAGGATGGAGAGTCTGCAGGTGGCGACCGGGCAATCGCGTGAGTGGCCGCATAATGCATTTTTCTCTCCCGACAGCGATTGGCTCGGTTTTTTCACCGTCGCCGAGCTCAAGAAGGTGCCGGTGACAGGTGGTTCCCCGATCACGCTGGCCGAGGTCGATATGCCGCGCGGCGGCAGTTGGAGCGCGGACGGGCGAATCGTCTTCGCACCAGAGTCTACCGGCGGGCTGTCGATCGTGCCGGCAGCGGGCGGTGACGTCACACCGTTGACGACTGCGGAAGATGACAGCAGCTACGAGAGCCATCGGTATCCGCAATGGCTGCCCGGTGACACCGCGGTGCTGTTCACGAATGTGACCGCCGGGGGTACGCGCATCGAGATGGTCGACGTCAAAAATGGCGAGCGCAGCGTGATCCACGAGGGGGGCTTCTACGGTCGCTACGTCCCAACCGGACACGTGCTCTTCGTCGACGGTGACGCGGTCTTCGCGATGCCCTTCGACGCTGATCGACTCGAACGGACCGGCTCGCCGATGCCGGTGCTCGAGGGGGTTGCCTCGTTCCCGGCTGGCGGCCAGGCGCAGTATCACGTCTCCGACAACGGATTTCTCGTCTACCGGCCCGGCTCGGACGAGCTCGATCCGTTCCCGATCGCCTGGGCGGACCATAGCGGACGTCTCGAAACCCTGTGGGACGAGGAGGGCATCTACGGTTCGCCCCGACTCTCTCCGGACGGGCGCCGGCTTGCGGTCTCGGTCCAGCGTGGCGACGACTGGGACGTCTGGGTCTACGACATCGAGCGAGATGTCGGGACGCGTCTCACATTCGCCAATGGTTATGATGCCGACCCGGTGTGGTCGCCCGACGGTCGTTACGTGGCGTTCGCTTCGGATCGCGAAGACGGTCAGGTCGCGATGTACCGAACACGCAGCGATGGGACCGGTGAGGCGGAACGTTTGATCGAGCCGGGCAAGCTCGAGTTTCCGGCCCCTTTGAGCTGGTCTCCCGACGGTTCCGTCATACTGCTGACCTCGCCTGGAGCGAACGGCACGGACGACCTCTATTTCCTCGCTCTGGATGGGGACGGTGAGCCGGAGCCGTACCTGGCGTCGCCCTTCGACGAGGGTGATAGCCACTACTCGCCGGATGGGCGGTGGATCGTCTACCGCTCGAACGAGAGCGGCACCCCCGAGATCTATGTTCGCTCGACCGAGGGGCCGGGCAAATGGCAGATCTCGGACGGCGGAGGCTGGCAGCCGATGTGGTCGGGTGACGGCGCAACTTTGTTCTACCGCAGCCGCGAGGGGCTGAACGCTGTCGAGGTCAGTGCCGACGGTGAAGAGTTCCTCGCCGGTCGCCCCGAGTTTCTCTTTGGCGACATATTCGGCGGTCCTTCCGGCGTGAGGTTGCCGGGCTACCTCTTTTTCGACTATGACGTCAGCGCGGACGGCGAACATTTCGTCGTTTTCCCGCGCCGCACGGAACAGGAGGCCGGCTCCGCGACCGTTCACGTCGTCAACGGCTGGTTCGAAGAGCTCCGCCGTCTGACGTCGGTCGGCGCCAAGTAG
- a CDS encoding mechanosensitive ion channel family protein, which produces MLEIVLTLAALAIALILRAEPLRRLRPLTLPLILVALAAFAHFIAKSLGVDDDVTRWTSVALVLAIAFLVARGILMVIFDWMLVHRAGVEPPRLMREVVALIVYLVLAAIILRSMGVEVTGLIATSAVMTVVVGLALQQTLGNLLAGLALVWEQRLKIGTWVEMDGILGQIQQTGWRSMILRTRLRERLLIPNSDVAAARIRILGSGEQPVAVPVRLGVAYGVPPDAAKEVFRRVAGGIPGVLSEPAPRILTVEFADSAVVYECRLWTLIPWSREDLTDLFLTRAHAALNRAGMEIPFPQRTLHRGTRPEPRDTVERRRRALAACELFSELSDEALDNLAQRSRLYRFAPGEPAVQTGETSAALFAIASGSAAVSHNGRKIATLEVGDFFGETAFLSGEPRTATVRAAGGPIEVVEIDEPCLKALLEDHPGLADHLAERMAARRLEAEQLRDETGALMSEAGLVSQLRKRLLRFIGR; this is translated from the coding sequence ATGCTCGAAATTGTGCTCACGCTGGCTGCTCTCGCCATCGCCCTGATTCTGCGCGCAGAACCGCTGCGCCGTCTGCGGCCGCTCACCCTGCCGCTGATCCTCGTCGCTCTCGCCGCCTTTGCACACTTCATCGCCAAGTCCCTCGGGGTGGATGATGATGTCACGCGCTGGACGTCCGTCGCTCTTGTTTTAGCAATCGCCTTTCTCGTCGCTCGCGGCATATTGATGGTGATCTTCGATTGGATGCTGGTCCACCGCGCCGGCGTCGAGCCGCCTCGTCTCATGCGCGAGGTCGTCGCGTTGATCGTCTACCTGGTGCTGGCCGCGATCATCCTGCGCAGCATGGGCGTCGAGGTGACCGGTTTGATCGCGACCTCGGCAGTCATGACGGTGGTTGTCGGTCTCGCTCTGCAGCAGACACTCGGGAACCTCCTCGCTGGCCTCGCCCTGGTCTGGGAGCAACGCCTGAAGATCGGCACCTGGGTCGAGATGGACGGCATTCTGGGCCAGATCCAGCAGACCGGGTGGCGATCGATGATTCTCCGCACGCGGCTGCGGGAGCGGTTGCTGATCCCGAATTCGGACGTTGCTGCGGCGAGGATCAGGATCCTCGGCTCCGGTGAACAGCCGGTGGCGGTGCCGGTGCGTCTCGGCGTCGCCTACGGCGTACCGCCCGACGCGGCCAAGGAGGTCTTCCGCCGAGTGGCTGGAGGTATTCCCGGCGTGCTGTCGGAGCCGGCACCACGAATTCTGACCGTCGAATTCGCCGACAGCGCCGTGGTCTACGAGTGTCGTCTGTGGACACTCATCCCGTGGAGCCGGGAGGATCTGACGGATTTGTTTCTGACCCGCGCTCACGCCGCCTTGAACAGGGCCGGCATGGAGATTCCCTTTCCCCAGCGCACCCTCCACCGGGGGACACGGCCCGAGCCCCGTGACACGGTGGAGAGGCGCCGCCGCGCCCTCGCCGCCTGTGAGCTGTTCAGCGAGCTCTCCGATGAGGCGCTCGACAATCTTGCGCAAAGGTCCAGACTGTATCGCTTCGCTCCCGGCGAACCCGCAGTTCAAACCGGTGAGACCTCGGCCGCACTGTTTGCGATCGCCTCGGGCTCGGCTGCCGTCTCCCATAACGGGCGCAAGATCGCCACCCTCGAGGTGGGCGACTTCTTCGGCGAGACCGCGTTCCTTTCCGGGGAGCCTCGCACCGCAACCGTTCGCGCTGCCGGAGGCCCGATCGAGGTGGTGGAGATTGACGAGCCTTGTCTGAAAGCTTTGCTCGAGGATCACCCGGGCCTCGCCGACCATCTGGCGGAGAGAATGGCTGCCCGTCGGCTGGAGGCCGAGCAGCTGCGCGACGAGACCGGCGCGCTGATGTCCGAGGCCGGGCTGGTGTCGCAGCTCCGAAAGCGTCTCCTGCGATTCATCGGGCGGTAG